One stretch of Rhinolophus ferrumequinum isolate MPI-CBG mRhiFer1 chromosome 3, mRhiFer1_v1.p, whole genome shotgun sequence DNA includes these proteins:
- the OLIG3 gene encoding oligodendrocyte transcription factor 3, with protein sequence MNSDSSSVSSRASSPDMDEMYLRDHHHRHHHHQESRLNSVSSTQGDMVQKMPGESLSRAGAKAAGESSKYKIKKQLSEQDLQQLRLKINGRERKRMHDLNLAMDGLREVMPYAHGPSVRKLSKIATLLLARNYILMLTSSLEEMKRLVGEIYGGHHSAFHCGTVGHSAGHPAHATNAVHPVHPILGGALSSGNPSSPLSAASLPAIGTIRPPHSLLKAPSTPPALQLGSGFQHWAGLPCPCTICQMPPPPHLSALSTANMARLSAESKDLLK encoded by the coding sequence ATGAATTCTGATTCGAGCTCTGTCTCCAGCAGAGCTTCCTCTCCGGACATGGATGAGATGTATCTGAGggaccaccaccaccgccaccaccaccaccaggagaGCCGTCTTAACTCGGTCTCGTCCACGCAGGGCGACATGGTGCAGAAGATGCCTGGGGAAAGCCTCTCGCGGGCCGGCGCCAAGGCCGCGGGCGAGAGCAGCAAGTACAAAATCAAGAAGCAGCTGTCGGAACAGGACCTACAGCAGCTGCGGCTGAAGATCAACGGACGCGAGCGCAAGCGGATGCACGACCTGAACCTTGCCATGGACGGGCTGCGCGAGGTCATGCCCTACGCACACGGGCCCTCGGTGCGCAAGCTCTCCAAGATAGCTACTCTCCTGCTGGCCAGAAACTACATCCTCATGCTCACCAGCTCCCTGGAGGAGATGAAGAGGTTGGTTGGCGAGATCTATGGGGGCCACCACTCGGCCTTCCACTGCGGGACCGTGGGCCACTCGGCCGGCCACCCAGCGCATGCCACCAACGCCGTGCACCCAGTGCACCCCATCTTGGGCGGTGCGCTGTCGTCCGGCAACCCATCCTCACCGCTGTCTGCCGCCTCGCTGCCCGCCATCGGCACCATTCGGCCTCCCCACTCGCTGCTCAAGGCGCCCTCCACGCCTCCTGCGCTGCAGCTGGGCAGCGGCTTCCAGCACTGGGCCGGGCTGCCCTGCCCCTGCACCATCTGCCAGATGCCACCGCCACCGCACCTGTCCGCTCTCTCTACCGCCAACATGGCCCGGCTGTCAGCCGAGTCCAAGGACTTGCTCAAGTGA